One Pseudomonadota bacterium genomic region harbors:
- a CDS encoding porin, whose protein sequence is MVFALTGVLCWPQSFVHAVEKSTSGEVQELKNLVKQLAQRVHALEAQLQQQESQKTEPPLPSNLVAAEARLHQCQQRKLEAVKAEKEKQKVTSGNDKIKLAVSGHVNRAVMFADNGNSSKFFHVDNDTSSTRFKFKGEGRVNEDFKVGAQIVMQVESNSSSKVDIIDKPSQGTVITDRQLEVWFDHKKLGRLWVGKGKTASDHTNDADLSATNVIADGPSFEEFAGSMSFYNKKDPQATEDLPRVKEVWDGFNGLRRTDRIRYDTPSIYGFTLGATHLDTDSYDGSLKFAGSYAGYKIKAAAAVARKYPEYVQYNASLSVLAPFGISVAGSTGSRHFTKEEQKERKHADMWFAKLGYQREWFELGKTAIALDYGQMLNLDKAGDRTRSYGAFLVQRADIIAAEFFWGWRWYKLSRRGDDTDFATMSTSMLGARVKF, encoded by the coding sequence ATGGTATTTGCTCTGACGGGCGTATTGTGTTGGCCTCAATCGTTTGTTCATGCTGTGGAAAAATCTACTTCCGGCGAAGTGCAAGAGTTAAAAAATTTAGTCAAACAATTGGCCCAGCGGGTACATGCCCTAGAGGCACAATTACAACAGCAAGAAAGTCAAAAAACCGAACCTCCCTTACCGAGCAACTTAGTTGCTGCTGAAGCAAGGCTGCATCAGTGCCAGCAACGTAAACTGGAAGCGGTCAAAGCAGAAAAAGAAAAGCAAAAAGTGACCTCGGGCAACGATAAAATCAAACTTGCTGTTAGTGGTCACGTTAACCGAGCAGTGATGTTTGCTGATAATGGCAATAGTTCAAAATTTTTCCATGTAGACAACGACACAAGTTCAACCCGATTTAAATTCAAGGGGGAGGGGCGTGTCAACGAAGACTTCAAAGTGGGCGCACAAATTGTTATGCAGGTGGAGTCCAATTCCAGCTCCAAGGTGGATATTATCGATAAGCCATCACAAGGGACTGTCATTACCGACCGTCAATTGGAGGTCTGGTTTGATCACAAGAAACTAGGGCGCCTTTGGGTTGGTAAGGGTAAAACAGCTTCAGACCATACCAATGATGCTGATTTGTCAGCAACAAATGTGATTGCTGATGGTCCAAGCTTTGAAGAATTCGCCGGTAGTATGAGCTTTTACAACAAAAAAGATCCGCAGGCAACCGAAGATCTACCCCGGGTTAAAGAAGTTTGGGATGGCTTTAATGGGCTGCGTCGTACGGACCGGATTCGCTATGATACCCCAAGTATTTATGGTTTTACCCTAGGGGCAACCCACCTGGATACCGATTCTTATGATGGATCTTTGAAATTTGCAGGAAGCTATGCAGGGTATAAAATCAAAGCTGCGGCGGCTGTTGCTCGAAAGTATCCAGAATACGTCCAATACAACGCATCACTGTCAGTTTTGGCTCCCTTTGGAATCAGTGTTGCAGGATCGACTGGATCGCGTCATTTCACCAAAGAAGAACAGAAAGAGCGTAAGCACGCTGACATGTGGTTTGCTAAATTGGGTTATCAGCGAGAATGGTTTGAACTCGGAAAGACTGCCATTGCCCTTGACTATGGTCAAATGCTCAACCTGGACAAAGCTGGTGATAGAACCAGATCTTACGGTGCCTTTTTGGTACAAAGAGCTGATATCATTGCCGCAGAATTTTTCTGGGGCTGGCGCTGGTATAAACTGTCACGCCGCGGTGATGATACTGACTTTGCGACCATGAGCACTTCAATGTTGGGGGCTAGGGTGAAGTTTTAG